The DNA sequence CCCGCTCGGGCTCGATGCCGCCGGCGGGACGCCGATCGACACCGGGGACCTCGGTGATGGGTGCGGAAGGGGCTTCCGTCTCAGCCGCGGCCGCGGGCGCCTCCGTGCGCGACGGCACGCGTGCGATCCGCGGCCATGCGACGACGAGGAGCACGAGCCCCGCGACCACGTAGATCCAGACCCTGCCGCTCAGGGACTCCTGCACCACGATCGAGCCCCCCGGACCGACGCCCGAGATCAGCACGAGCATCCCGAGCATGCCGAGGCCGGAGGCCAGGGCCGCTCCGCGGTCGTGGGTCAGGGCACGGATGGCGACGAGGATCGCGCCGCACGCGACGGTCCCGACGATGAGTCCCACCGGCACCGGACCCCACGTCACACTGTGGGCGATGGTGCCTGCCACTCCGAAGACGCCGCCGACGAGAGCCGCGGCCACCCAGGACAGCACCCGGGAGATCCATCCGATACGCACGGATCGATCCTACGCGCGCTCGACACCCGCCACGGTCGATGCAGACGCCGCCGCGACGGCCGGCTTCACG is a window from the Microbacterium sp. LWO14-1.2 genome containing:
- a CDS encoding histidinol dehydrogenase, whose amino-acid sequence is MRIGWISRVLSWVAAALVGGVFGVAGTIAHSVTWGPVPVGLIVGTVACGAILVAIRALTHDRGAALASGLGMLGMLVLISGVGPGGSIVVQESLSGRVWIYVVAGLVLLVVAWPRIARVPSRTEAPAAAAETEAPSAPITEVPGVDRRPAGGIEPERGDRTGLGT